The following are from one region of the Cloacibacterium normanense genome:
- the serS gene encoding serine--tRNA ligase, with translation MLQVSFLREEKERVLEGLKKRNFKQLELVDEAIQLDDERKKTQQELDSQLAEINKISKEIGILMREGKKEEAEAAKSKTAQYKESSKELTTKLSEIETSLLNILYQIPNIPYHLVKPGVSADDNEIVYQSHEVHGLGEGAIPHWELAKKYNLIDFELGVKIAGAGFPVYLGKGARLQRALVQYFLDKNTDAGYLEVNPPHVVNEASGYGTGQLPDKEGQMYHVGIDDLYLIPTAEVPVTNIYRDVILEEKDLPIKNTAFSQCYRREAGSYGAHVRGLNRLHQFEKVEIVRIEKPENSYAALEEMVAHVKSILEDLELPFRILRLCGGDQGFTSAMTYDFEVWSAAQEKWLEVSSVSNFETFQANRLKCRFKGDGRTQLAHTLNGSAMALPRIMAALLENNQVEGGIKLPKKVAEYARFEMID, from the coding sequence ATGTTACAAGTAAGTTTTTTGCGCGAAGAAAAAGAACGCGTTTTAGAAGGTCTTAAAAAAAGAAATTTTAAGCAATTAGAATTGGTAGATGAAGCGATCCAATTAGATGACGAACGTAAAAAAACACAACAAGAATTAGACTCGCAATTGGCTGAAATCAATAAAATTTCTAAAGAAATAGGAATTTTAATGAGAGAAGGAAAAAAAGAAGAAGCCGAAGCTGCTAAATCTAAAACTGCGCAATACAAAGAGTCTTCCAAAGAACTTACTACAAAACTTTCGGAAATAGAAACTTCGTTGCTTAATATTTTATACCAAATTCCAAATATTCCTTACCATTTGGTAAAACCGGGCGTTTCTGCTGATGATAACGAAATCGTTTATCAATCTCACGAAGTTCATGGATTGGGAGAAGGTGCTATTCCGCATTGGGAATTGGCAAAAAAATACAATTTGATTGATTTTGAATTAGGTGTAAAAATCGCAGGAGCTGGTTTCCCAGTTTATTTAGGAAAAGGTGCGAGATTACAAAGAGCTTTAGTTCAATATTTCTTAGATAAAAATACAGATGCTGGTTATCTTGAAGTAAATCCGCCTCATGTTGTGAATGAAGCTTCTGGTTATGGAACCGGACAATTGCCTGACAAAGAAGGTCAAATGTATCACGTAGGAATTGATGATTTATATTTAATTCCGACTGCGGAAGTTCCCGTAACGAATATTTACAGAGATGTTATTTTAGAAGAAAAAGATTTGCCAATTAAGAATACTGCTTTCTCACAATGTTATAGAAGAGAAGCGGGAAGTTATGGTGCTCATGTTCGTGGTTTGAACAGATTACACCAATTCGAAAAAGTAGAAATTGTAAGAATAGAAAAGCCAGAAAATTCTTATGCAGCTTTAGAAGAAATGGTAGCTCATGTAAAATCTATTTTAGAAGATTTAGAATTGCCTTTCAGAATTTTAAGACTTTGTGGTGGTGATCAAGGGTTTACTTCTGCGATGACTTATGATTTCGAAGTTTGGAGTGCAGCACAAGAAAAATGGTTAGAAGTTTCTTCTGTTTCTAATTTTGAAACTTTCCAGGCGAATCGTTTAAAATGCAGATTCAAAGGAGACGGAAGAACGCAATTAGCCCATACATTAAACGGTTCCGCAATGGCTTTACCGAGAATTATGGCAGCTTTATTAGAAAATAATCAAGTAGAAGGCGGAATTAAGTTACCGAAAAAAGTAGCGGAATACGCTAGATTTGAAATGATAGATTAA